ATAGACCTTCTTCACATCCTCAGTGTTTACCTCGGTGGCCTTGCGACGACGACACACCAAATTGGCGGTGGTAATCAATTGGATGGCATAACGCAAACTTGTGTCAGTGGCGATGCGCGTGAGAATGGTCAAGGCATCGGGATGCATGATGCAGTCCTCCTCTTCGCAGCGTATCTTCAAGATCTCCTTGACCTCCTTTTCCGAATAGGGAACAGTGCGTATAATAATCATGCGATCCAACAGATCAATGGGAATGCCATGCGGACTGCGATAGTTGGTGCCACGAATGCGTGTGATGCCACGATTGGTAGCCATCACCACAACCGGTGCCATATCGGACTCGAGGGCACGATTCAGAAACGAGAAGCACTCGATATCCAGCATGTGCACCTCATCGATAAAGAGTACTCCCGGATTGATCTCTGCTTTGCCCTCCTCACGCCATTCCAAGACCTTGTTGTTGATCTGATCACGCACCTCCTGCTTGATCTCGCCGGTGTCACCAGAGAACAAGGCGAGGAAACCGTGAGTGCGACTATTGATCACATCGATCTCGTGTAGTGTTACTGTATGCACCACTTCCTTGCGCTTCTGCAGCTCCCCCTCGGGACACTGAACGAAGCGTGTCTGTGCACCAGTTGCATCATAGTCACGGGCACGCGTGAAGCTTCTTCCCAGCTTATTCACCTTGCCGGAGGCTTTGTCAATGGTGATGACATCGCCCGCCTGAATCTTTTCTTTCATGAAGCACTCGATAATCTTGTTGCCCAGATCGTAATTGGTTTCCATTTCGGTAGTTTTCAGGGTCACCTTGCCCACCTTCTGTCCAGTGCCAGTTGCGGGACGTTCGATTTGTATTTCGACGACTTCACCCTCGATAATCTCGGTCTCCTCTTTAATGCGGACGCCAATGCTTTTGCGCAGAGCCTGCGACAGAGCCTCCGTTTTGCTCATCTCCAGCGAATAGATCTCCGAGCCAGACATGCTTGTGAAAGGCGTTTCAGTGCCCAAAGCCTGGGCCATgccaacagcaatagcagttTTTCCGGTGCTCGGCTCGCCGGCGAGCAAAATACAGCGTCCAGCGATTTTGCCCTCACGCACCATTTGCACAACAACGCCTGCGGCACGACGTGCGTCCTTCTGACCAACCATGCCCTGGGAGACGGCGCGTGCTTCGAGCACATCATCGAGTCCCAGACCTCGAATGTGAGAATGGGCGCCAATGCGTTCGATGCGAGTTATGTCGCGCACCTCAATTTTCTCTGTTTCGCCCATATTTATTGAGTATACAAACTATTTTATTAGGTACAAATTATAGTTTTCCTTGTTCGTTGACGACTGGACTCGATTTATTTGTATGgattcaacaaaataaatgaaatttctattgctgttgctcggCGACGAAAAACAAACGCCGGCTAGATGAGATTTACATGTGTTTCGTTATCGATACTATCGATGAAGCTATCTATGTGTTCACAATTGCAAGCATCGATAAGTCTGCCTAAGTATCGATAATTCGAAAGAGCTATTTTGAGAACAAAAATTACTCACATTTTAGAAATGGcgtttaaaaaaatttatttttttttatataatttcgaatatatttatcatttaattatatttaaatttttttatgaattaagAATAAAGTTTGATTGATGGTTGCTTATATAACTGCTATCGAGATTACTGTTTATCGAGTAGAAGTACTTACTTTTGTGccgtttcattttatttaaaaaaaaatgcaatttgtgattgttttttgtttcggCTAAAACGTTTTGAcggcagtgtgtgtgttgtttttattacatattaaatattaattacaatttcaatttgtgcacGAATAGTAAAATGGAGGGTATCTCTAAAATTAATTAGCAAAAACTTAAATGCTTAAAGAACGTGCTTCAAATGTAAGCAAAGCAGGTTAGTGATTAACTTTAACTGTTAAAGTGTTGAGTCCTCACCGGAACTCCTAGCACTTGCTGTTCGCCGGCGCCTTAGGCCGACAGATCTTACTGCGTCCATTGGCACCATAGACAATGTTGCAAGAGAATGTGAAATAGCCGCACGTCGACGACTTTGTGTAATATGTGGACTGGAAGTTTTTATTCTCCTGAGGCGGATTCTTTGAGTTATCCATGCTGCCAGTCACCGACTTGGTGACAGTTACATAACTGTCGGGGGCGCGTGGCTTTTGGGCGACAACATCAGTTGGCTTGGCATCCTCCTCCTCGAGACTGATGTTAACCTTCTTAGGCTTATGCAACTCTAAAGCTTTTGTGTGAAACTTTTTCTCTACGTTAACGGTACCGCGGAAGCCGCTTGGAACCGTTTCGGTGGTGGTACGGGTGGGATAAGTGTTGACACGACCATTTTGATTCTGAATCACTTTGTATGCGTCTGTAGGCGAATTCGGCACAGCCGcctgttgcttttgtgtggGTGAGGATTGAGAATAGGTTAAAGTTGGTGCTGGAGCTGATGCTGATGGAGCTGGCTGCTGATCCTTCGTTTGACTAGCAGATGCGGGATAGTCTTCCAGCTTAATCGGCTTAGCAGGCTCAGTGTAGTAGTCATCTTCATCGTATTCATCTTCGGGCAGCTCACCTTCATCTACTTCTTCGTTCTCGGTTAATGAAGGCTCGGGCTGACTGGTCTTGTCATCTTGTTCCTTGCTCGTTTTAGTGGATTTTAGCTGTAGTTCGGGAATCCTATCGGATTCCGATGTAAGCGATGGGCCACTGTAGACGGCGTCAACGCGATCGGTCACACTgcaagcaaatttaaaataataacacatAAATATGGCAGACATGGACGTCAATTGATTAATACTTACGCAGTGCCAGGGTTGCCAAACTGGCTGATTGTATTGAAAAGCTCTCTATTCTGCTCGCGATAAGTGGCAACCTGTTCTTTTGTGCCTGATGCAGATTGAGCAGCACCATGGTATGATACACCAAAGctacaaagttataaatacAACTTATATAGATTGTTACATATTAGACGTCAGTTGCTTTTACCTAGACGTGCCGTGTATTTGCGATTGACTCTGTCCAGAGTGAGCACCCGATTGTGCTGATGCTTGGCCACCACCCTGGGCAGCTGCTCCGTTGTTATCCTGACCTGGTCGGAAACCGATTTGCGCCTGCGAAGAAGTTTGACCAGGTCCACTGGATTGAGCATCAGCTAATCCGCCCTTATCGTTGGCCTGCACTTCGCTCTGGCTTTGGTGTATGAGACCTCCGCTCTGAGAAGACGCTTTGGTACCTCCATCCTTGTTATTAAGTTGGACTTGAGCTTGTGATTGTGAAGGACCTCCTGAGCCTTGTGACTGACTCATTGCCCCATCAGCGTTTCCTGTAACTTGTGCGCTGGCTGAACGATCGCCATCGGAAGTCATTGCGTTTGCACTGAACGAACTTCCCTTCGAGTAGGTGCCAGACACTTGCGTATTGGCTGTACCTCCATTCTTCTTGCCTTGTGCACTGGCCGATGCTTGACCATCTCCAATTACTGACTCGGCCTGTGAGAAAGCGTCATCCACTCCACCAGAACCTGTTAAGTTTCAAAATTAGAAAATCGAGTTATACTTTGGTAATCTAAAACATACCAGACGCTCCGCTTGGAAGAAGACCAGTCGCTCCGCTATATCCTGCACCACCAGGGGTACCTAAAAAACGTTAAATTGAGGCTATTGTATCGAACTCAATTATTTCGGACTTACCAACGCCATTAATAGAAGGTAAACCAACTCCAGGACCAGTTGTGTAACGTCCAGGAGCTCCAATTTGGCTACCCCCAACACCTGGTTGTCCTATGCCACCTCCAGGTTGTACTCCTGCAATACCAGGCTGAGTTCCATAACCTGGCTGTCCTACTCCAGTTCCGGGTTGACCTCCGCCAATTCCAGGCTGTCCACCAACACCAGGTTGTGTTCCATAACCAGGCTGTCCTACTCCTGTTCCTGGTTGACCTCCACCAATTCCAGGCTGTCCAGCAATACCGGATTGAGTACCATAACCAGGCTGTCCAACTCCAGTTCCGGGTTGACCTCCGCCAATCCCAGGTTGTCCACCAACACCAGGTTGAATTCCATATCCAGGCTGTCCACCAATACCGGGTTGAGTACCATAACCAGGCTGTCCAACTCCAGTTCCGGGTTGACCTCCGCCAATTCCAGGCTGTCCACCAATACCGGGTTGAGTTCCATAACCTTGCTGTCCTACTCCTGTTCCTGATTGACCTCCACCAATTCCAGGCTGTCCACCAATACCGGGTTGAGTACCATAACCAGGCTGTCCAACTCCAGTTCCGGGTTGACCTCCGCCAATTCCAGATTGTCCACCAACACCAGGTTGAATTCCATATCCAGGCTGTCCACCAATACCGGGTTGAGTACCATAACCAGGCTGTCCAACTCCAGTTCCGGGTTGACCTCCGCCAAATCCAGGCTGTCCACCAACACCAGGTTGTGTTCCATAACCAGGCTGTCCTTGTCCAGTTCCTGGTTGACCTCCGCCAATTCCAGGCTGTCCACCAACGCCGGGTTGAGTTCCATAACCAGGCTGTCCTACTCCTGTTCCTGGTTGACCTCCACCAATTCCAGGCTGTCCACCAATACCGGGTTGAGTTCCATATCCAGGCTGTCCTTGTCCAGTTCCTGGTTGACCTCCCCCAATACCTGGCTGTCCACCAATACCGGGTTGTGCTCCATAACCAGGCTGTCCACCGGGTTGAGTTCCATAACCAGGCTGTCCTACTCCAGTGCCTGGTTGACCTCCGCCAATTCCAGGCTGTCCACCAATACCGGGCTGAGTTCCATAACCTTGCTGTCCTACTCCAGTTCCGGGTTGACTTCCGCCAATTCCAGGCTGTCCACCAACCCCAGGTTGTGTTCCATAACCAGGCTGTCCTTTTCCAGTTCCTGGTTGACCTCCGCCAATTCCAGGCTGTCCACCAACACCGGGTTGAGTTCCATAACCAGGCTGTCCTACTCCTGTTCCTGGTTGACCTCCACCAATTCCAGGCTGTCCACCAATACCGGGTTGAGTTCCATAACCAGGCTGTCTTTGTCCAGTTCCTGGTTGACCTCCCCCAATAACTGTCTGTCCACCAACACCGGGTTGTGTTCCATAACCAGGCTGTCCACCAGGTTGAGTTCCATATCCAGGCTGTCCTACTCCAGTTCCTGGTTGACCTCCGCCAATTCCAGGCTGCCCACTAATACCGGGTTGGGTTCCATAACCTTGCTGTCCTACTCCAGTTCCGGGTTGACCTCCTCCAATTCCAGGCTGTCCACCAGTACCGGGTTGAGTTCCATAACCAGGGTAAACTAATCCTGGTTGACCGCCTCCAATTCCAGGCTGTCCACTAACACCAGGTTGAGTTCCATAACCAGGTTGTCCTACCCCTGTTCCTGGTTGACCTCCTCCAATTCCAGGCTGTCCACCACTACCGGGTTGAGTTCCATATCCAGGGTAAACTAATCCTGGTTGGCCTCCTCCAATTCCAGGCTGTCCACCACTACTGGGTTGAGTTCCATAACCAGGGTAAACTAATCCTGGTTGACCGCCTCCAATTCCAGGCTGTCCACTAACACCAGGTTGAGTTCCATAACCAGGTTGTCCTACCCCTGTTCCGGGTTGACCTCCTCCAATTCCAGGCTGTCCACCACTACCGGGTTGAGTTCCATATCCAGGGTAAACTAATCCTGGTTGACCGCCTCCAACTCCAGGCTGTCCACTAACACCAGGTTGAGTTCCATAACCAGGTTGTCCTACCCCTGTTCCGGGTTGACCTCCGCCAATTCCAGGCTGTCCACTAACACCAGGTTGAGTTCCATACCCTGGTTGTCCTACTCCTGTTCCTGGTTGAACTCCACTGATTCCAGGCTGGCCAGCGGTTCCTGGCTGAGTTCCATAGCCAGGTTGCCCCCCAAATCCAGTTTGACTTCCATAAGCAGGTCCTGTGGCAGGTTGATCTCCACGAGTTCCAGAATATCCGCCGGTACCGGGTTGAGCACCGTATCCAGGTTGGCCTGCGCCTGATCCAGGCTGAGTTCCATAACTAGGTTGACCTGCTCCTGATCCAGGTTGAGTTCCATAACCAGCAGTACCACCAACTCCTGGCTGAGTTCCATAACCGGGCTGACCTGCGCCTGATCCAGGTTGAGTTCCATAACCGGCAGTACCACTTACACCTGGTTGAGTTCCATAACCAGGTTGGCCTGCTCCTGATCCAGGCTGAGTTCCATAACCAGGTTGACCTGCTCCTGATCCAGGTTGAGTTCCATAACCAGTAGTACCACTAACTCCTGGTTGAGTTCCATAACCGGGCTGACCTGCGCCTGATCCAGGTTGAGTTCCATAACCGGCAGTACCACTTACTCCTGGTTGAGTTCCATAACCAGGTTGGCCTGCTCCTGATCCAGGCTGAGTTCCATAACCAGGTTGACCTGCTCCTGATCCAGGTTGAGTTCCATAACCAGCAGTACCACCTACTCCAGGTTGAGTTCCATAACTAGGTTGGCCTGCGCCTGATCCAGGTTGAGTTCCATAACCAGCAGTACCACTAACTCCTGGCTGAGTTCCATAACCGGGCTGAACTGCGCCTGATCCAGGTTGAGTTCCATAACCGGCAGTACCACTTACTCCTGGTTGAGTTCCATAACCAGGTTGGCCTGCTCCTGATCCAGGCTGAGTTCCATAACCAGGTTGACCTGCTCCTGATCCAGGTTGAGTACCATAGCCAGCAGTACCACCTACTCCTGGTTGAGTTCCATAACCAGGTTGACCTGAGCCTGATCCAGGTTGAGTTCCATAACCACCGGTACCACTTACTCCAGGCTGTCCACTTACTCCTGGCTGAGCTCCATATCCTGGCTGACCTGCTCCTGCTCCCGGTTGAGTTCCAGCAACACCAGTACCACCAACTCCTGGCTGAGCTCCATAACCAGGTTGGCCGGCGATTGAACCAGGTTGAGTTCCTACGCCAGGCTGTCCGCTTACTCCTGGCTGAGATCCATATCCAGGCTGACCTGTACTTGATCCCGGTTGAGTGCCATAACCAGTAGTACCTTCCACTCCAGGTTGACCGCTGACTCCTGGTTGCGTTCCGTATCCAGGTTGTCCACTTCCTCCTTGGGTTCCATACCCAGGTGGCCCTCCTGGCTGACCTGTTCCTGATTGTGTTCCAGGTTGGCTAACTGTACCTCCTACACCAGGTTGGCCACTTGGTTGACCTCCAGCAGGTCCTCCACCGATTCCAATTTGCTGGGTGCCTGCACCACCAAGTTGTCCTCCAGGTCCAGGTTGGCCGCCGATGCCGGGTTGTCCACCAATTCCGGACAGACTACCAACACCGGGTTGTCCAGCGCTACCGGTTTGACCACCAGTTTGTCCATATCCGGGCTGAGTTCCAATACCGCCTGGTTGTTGTCCATAGCCGGTTCCTGGACAGATACAATACAAATTGGACTTCTGACTTGTATCTTCTGCTTCCCAATTGATAACTTACCAGTGCCAGGAAGACTTATGATAGCATCGGGTCTACCAGAGAGGCCAGGACCACTCGGATATAGAGATGAGCCGCCAGTACCTGCTATGCCACTGGCACTGGGATATCCAGAACATTCACTGCAATCTCCTGAAGAAAACTGACTCTGTGCTTGTCCCATGCCATGACTTCCAGCTGAATAAGTTATGACTCGGTGACTAagaatttgttaatattttatttcttttactcACAAACAGTTGAACGAGACCCATTTTCATTAGCTTCCGCCTCCGCCTTGCCATCCTCTTCGGGCTTACCGAAGTTTAAGTACTGAGACTGTGTTTGTCCCCGAACACTGCGTAAGTAATATGCAAGATTAGCCTGATTTGATCAACATTTAACAATCAACTTACTATCTTTTGGTTCTCTCTAAATCAGTCAGGGGAGTCAgctcagcatcatcatcaacagatGATTGATCCTACAGTAGATACGAGTAAAGTTCAATGTTAATGACAGCTTAATCATAATCTCATTCCCTGTCGATATTTCAAAAACTGACCTTGGTCACAAATCTCTTATCACGCTTTATTAGGCATTGAACTACTTTACTTTCCGGAATGagtttgtaattaaaagttctcactcatacacacacaaaaacacacaattaATTGTTGACAATTTGGACACTTACTATGGCCGCTCCATTTGTGTATGCTATGAGAAGCACCACACCAATCAGCATGCCCCATCGAAAGGGCAACATTTCAGTAAATCTAATTTCGATCCAATGAAAACGCGTTCTCGAAGGCACAACCAGCAAACTGCGAATTGAAATTAAGTTGAATTGTATTATCaacatatattttcttgattatatattttttttagtgttaGTCTTATTAGCGgtcgtttttttcttcaactATTTGCTGTCTCGTTGCTCTTCGCAGTGTCTGTCACAAGGGGTTATCACTAAAGACACTTTATTGAAATGAGCGCACtgatgccaaaaaaaaaaatacattaaaaatgaaactaCAAAACTATGCTCGATCTTGAGCCCGATTTTAACATTATACATGACGTAATTCCATGTGCCAATTTTTCAATGCTTTTTGAACATGCGTGTTTAATAAAGTTTTAGATTTATGTGCCCATTTCAGTAGCAGTAGTATTGATGTGATTTTGAAATCTACACAATTTTATTCAGTTTTCTCTTTACAAATACACTAAAATTACTTTAGATCAGTGTTGGAATTATTCACAAATTGCATCACACTTGTATTTTTCCgttataacatttatttagaaatCATCACAAATTTGTTCGggtgattttattttaaaaggaatttaaatcaatgttgtaattattcataaattgattcacactttcacttttcaatTATAACATAACCTCGAAATGTCgactttaaaaattaaattttttttcctttttgtttcgAAATCATTTAACTTGGGCGGCACTAGTTTAAATATCctttttatatcatttttgaTAAGTTTATCTTAGCTAAAGACACCAATACTTTTaatcttttgtttataaaatatttgtttatattaagaTTTGGAAAATCTTTTTGATGGTAATATATCCTTGATAgtgattttttaaatataaatgttccACAATCAGTTCCACATTGGCACATACTTCTTCGCCTTGCGTATAGGATCCAAGTGATAGTTCCGATCTGCAGCCGAACGCGACAACTGCCGGATTGCGAATAACGTAACGTCGCCAGACGTTGGCAACGTAAAGTTCTCGAGCTGGAGCTCGATTCATTGAAGGCAAGCGATTTCAATACATTTGCATGTGTTggtttgaatatatttatgtaggattcacacactcagacaTTGATAGACTCTAATCGTAAttcacatacaaacatatatacacattcaTTCGTTTAGAGACGAAGCACTTAAAGCTATGGCTCGTCATTCATTTGAGTCTATCTTGTGCCTATTCCATTACATATCAACACTTTGATCGTGTCAATCGATCACTTGGCTTGGGGCGCTTCATTGCAAGCGTCTTCGTCTGCGTCTGCGACTGCGTTACAACATCGTCGTCGCAGATGGGGGAGACTTTTGACCCATTTTAGGGAAATGCGTGGCCATTTATTAGCATATAAAGATACGCAATTGTGTATCTCTCAGATACATTTACACATCCATCCACTTCGTATTGCATTTTCAAGTGTGTCCCCGCGTCCGGCtcattaaatatgcatgtcTGGCTTCATATTCATAGGCATGTTGCAATTGTCGTACGTCCAATGACTTGTAGTTGTGGGACACTTGGTTCTATAAGAGCACTCCacatatgttttgttttgaaacCCTTAATCGAATTTCAACGGAAGTAATTTGCACTTGATAACCTCTGCGCCTCCTGGTGCAGAATCGTCATATCTATTTTTAGTTCAAAACTAGCTTTGTTTAAGTCTAAACAGTCCAATGTTAAACTcggattttttttcttatcgCCTCGCTTAAGTTGTTCCaacatttttgtcttttttcattttttgtatattctatTCCGAGTATTGAActgtacatttgtatgtaacatacatacaaatatttaaaggcTTGAGCGTTTTCTGAGATTGTTTCAAGGCTacgcatatttttaattaaaaaccacGCTCTGAGAGCCAACCTAGTTTGATTAGatcaacaaaaagcaaacttttcattaataacaaattgccTAGGcctatgaaaataaatttgcatgtaCCAAAAAATCTATTTAGACCATctatgaatataaattgaaaaatttgtcCAGCTTCGAGTGAACACTAAATAAAAACGGGAGTAATAAAGTGTTATTGCGACCCTGGATTTATTAGGGGCAAGTGTCCtgatcatt
This is a stretch of genomic DNA from Drosophila albomicans strain 15112-1751.03 chromosome 3, ASM965048v2, whole genome shotgun sequence. It encodes these proteins:
- the LOC117570915 gene encoding collagen alpha-1(IV) chain isoform X5, producing the protein MLPFRWGMLIGVVLLIAYTNGAAIDQSSVDDDAELTPLTDLERTKRYVRGQTQSQYLNFGKPEEDGKAEAEANENGSRSTVSGSHGMGQAQSQFSSGDCSECSGYPSASGIAGTGGSSLYPSGPGLSGRPDAIISLPGTGTGYGQQPGGIGTQPGYGQTGGQTGSAGQPGVGSLSGIGGQPGIGGQPGPGGQLGGAGTQQIGIGGGPAGGQPSGQPGVGGTVSQPGTQSGTGQPGGPPGYGTQGGSGQPGYGTQPGVSGQPGVEGTTGYGTQPGSSTGQPGYGSQPGVSGQPGVGTQPGSIAGQPGYGAQPGVGGTGVAGTQPGAGAGQPGYGAQPGVSGQPGVSGTGGYGTQPGSGSGQPGYGTQPGVGGTAGYGTQPGSGAGQPGYGTQPGSGAGQPGYGTQPGVSGTAGYGTQPGSGAVQPGYGTQPGVSGTAGYGTQPGSGAGQPSYGTQPGVGGTAGYGTQPGSGAGQPGYGTQPGSGAGQPGYGTQPGVSGTAGYGTQPGSGAGQPGYGTQPGVSGTTGYGTQPGSGAGQPGYGTQPGSGAGQPGYGTQPGVSGTAGYGTQPGSGAGQPGYGTQPGVGGTAGYGTQPGSGAGQPSYGTQPGSGAGQPGYGAQPGTGGYSGTRGDQPATGPAYGSQTGFGGQPGYGTQPGTAGQPGISGVQPGTGVGQPGYGTQPGVSGQPGIGGGQPGTGVGQPGYGTQPGVSGQPGVGGGQPGLVYPGYGTQPGSGGQPGIGGGQPGTGVGQPGYGTQPGVSGQPGIGGGQPGLVYPGYGTQPSSGGQPGIGGGQPGLVYPGYGTQPGSGGQPGIGGGQPGTGVGQPGYGTQPGVSGQPGIGGGQPGLVYPGYGTQPGTGGQPGIGGGQPGTGVGQQGYGTQPGISGQPGIGGGQPGTGVGQPGYGTQPGGQPGYGTQPGVGGQTVIGGGQPGTGQRQPGYGTQPGIGGQPGIGGGQPGTGVGQPGYGTQPGVGGQPGIGGGQPGTGQGQPGYGTQPGVGGQPGFGGGQPGTGVGQPGYGTQPGIGGQPGYGIQPGVGGQSGIGGGQPGTGVGQPGYGTQPGIGGQPGIGGGQSGTGVGQQGYGTQPGIGGQPGIGGGQPGTGVGQPGYGTQPGIGGQPGYGIQPGVGGQPGIGGGQPGTGVGQPGYGTQSGIAGQPGIGGGQPGTGVGQPGYGTQPGVGGQPGIGGGQPGTGVGQPGYGTQPGIAGVQPGGGIGQPGVGGSQIGAPGRYTTGPGVGLPSINGVGTPGGAGYSGATGLLPSGASGSGGVDDAFSQAESVIGDGQASASAQGKKNGGTANTQVSGTYSKGSSFSANAMTSDGDRSASAQVTGNADGAMSQSQGSGGPSQSQAQVQLNNKDGGTKASSQSGGLIHQSQSEVQANDKGGLADAQSSGPGQTSSQAQIGFRPGQDNNGAAAQGGGQASAQSGAHSGQSQSQIHGTSSFGVSYHGAAQSASGTKEQVATYREQNRELFNTISQFGNPGTAVTDRVDAVYSGPSLTSESDRIPELQLKSTKTSKEQDDKTSQPEPSLTENEEVDEGELPEDEYDEDDYYTEPAKPIKLEDYPASASQTKDQQPAPSASAPAPTLTYSQSSPTQKQQAAVPNSPTDAYKVIQNQNGRVNTYPTRTTTETVPSGFRGTVNVEKKFHTKALELHKPKKVNISLEEEDAKPTDVVAQKPRAPDSYVTVTKSVTGSMDNSKNPPQENKNFQSTYYTKSSTCGYFTFSCNIVYGANGRSKICRPKAPANSKC
- the LOC117570915 gene encoding collagen alpha-2(IV) chain isoform X4 — translated: MLPFRWGMLIGVVLLIAYTNGAAIDQSSVDDDAELTPLTDLERTKRYVRGQTQSQYLNFGKPEEDGKAEAEANENGSRSTVSGSHGMGQAQSQFSSGDCSECSGYPSASGIAGTGGSSLYPSGPGLSGRPDAIISLPGTGTGYGQQPGGIGTQPGYGQTGGQTGSAGQPGVGSLSGIGGQPGIGGQPGPGGQLGGAGTQQIGIGGGPAGGQPSGQPGVGGTVSQPGTQSGTGQPGGPPGYGTQGGSGQPGYGTQPGVSGQPGVEGTTGYGTQPGSSTGQPGYGSQPGVSGQPGVGTQPGSIAGQPGYGAQPGVGGTGVAGTQPGAGAGQPGYGAQPGVSGQPGVSGTGGYGTQPGSGSGQPGYGTQPGVGGTAGYGTQPGSGAGQPGYGTQPGSGAGQPGYGTQPGVSGTAGYGTQPGSGAVQPGYGTQPGVSGTAGYGTQPGSGAGQPSYGTQPGVGGTAGYGTQPGSGAGQPGYGTQPGSGAGQPGYGTQPGVSGTAGYGTQPGSGAGQPGYGTQPGVSGTTGYGTQPGSGAGQPGYGTQPGSGAGQPGYGTQPGVSGTAGYGTQPGSGAGQPGYGTQPGVGGTAGYGTQPGSGAGQPSYGTQPGSGAGQPGYGAQPGTGGYSGTRGDQPATGPAYGSQTGFGGQPGYGTQPGTAGQPGISGVQPGTGVGQPGYGTQPGVSGQPGIGGGQPGTGVGQPGYGTQPGVSGQPGVGGGQPGLVYPGYGTQPGSGGQPGIGGGQPGTGVGQPGYGTQPGVSGQPGIGGGQPGLVYPGYGTQPSSGGQPGIGGGQPGLVYPGYGTQPGSGGQPGIGGGQPGTGVGQPGYGTQPGVSGQPGIGGGQPGLVYPGYGTQPGTGGQPGIGGGQPGTGVGQQGYGTQPGISGQPGIGGGQPGTGVGQPGYGTQPGGQPGYGTQPGVGGQTVIGGGQPGTGQRQPGYGTQPGIGGQPGIGGGQPGTGVGQPGYGTQPGVGGQPGIGGGQPGTGQGQPGYGTQPGIGGQPGIGGGQPGTGVGQPGYGTQPGVGGQPGIGGGQPGTGQGQPGYGTQPGVGGQPGFGGGQPGTGVGQPGYGTQPGIGGQPGYGIQPGVGGQSGIGGGQPGTGVGQPGYGTQPGIGGQPGIGGGQSGTGVGQQGYGTQPGIGGQPGIGGGQPGTGVGQPGYGTQPGIGGQPGYGIQPGVGGQPGIGGGQPGTGVGQPGYGTQSGIAGQPGIGGGQPGTGVGQPGYGTQPGVGGQPGIGGGQPGTGVGQPGYGTQPGIAGVQPGGGIGQPGVGGSQIGAPGRYTTGPGVGLPSINGVGTPGGAGYSGATGLLPSGASGSGGVDDAFSQAESVIGDGQASASAQGKKNGGTANTQVSGTYSKGSSFSANAMTSDGDRSASAQVTGNADGAMSQSQGSGGPSQSQAQVQLNNKDGGTKASSQSGGLIHQSQSEVQANDKGGLADAQSSGPGQTSSQAQIGFRPGQDNNGAAAQGGGQASAQSGAHSGQSQSQIHGTSSFGVSYHGAAQSASGTKEQVATYREQNRELFNTISQFGNPGTAVTDRVDAVYSGPSLTSESDRIPELQLKSTKTSKEQDDKTSQPEPSLTENEEVDEGELPEDEYDEDDYYTEPAKPIKLEDYPASASQTKDQQPAPSASAPAPTLTYSQSSPTQKQQAAVPNSPTDAYKVIQNQNGRVNTYPTRTTTETVPSGFRGTVNVEKKFHTKALELHKPKKVNISLEEEDAKPTDVVAQKPRAPDSYVTVTKSVTGSMDNSKNPPQENKNFQSTYYTKSSTCGYFTFSCNIVYGANGRSKICRPKAPANSKC